One Streptomyces fagopyri DNA window includes the following coding sequences:
- a CDS encoding ABC transporter permease — MSTSSYLIRRVLQAVVVIVIVTIVVFGLLHALPGGPARGILGPQATAQQIARFNHEQGLDKSLPVQYFHYLGQLLRGDLGTSYTLNEPVSQLIGERLPKTLVLTLLSALVGLVLAIPLGMWQAVRRNKATDYIITTLSFIAYSTPVYFLGLILVLVFSQQLAWFPSQAPQGDTLGQVFSDPQALVLPVVAGAASMIAVFSRYMRAATLENLSEDYVRTARAGGSRSRAILGRHVFRNSLTPVVAMLGYYIPVLFGGALVVEQLFNYPGMGLLFWTAAQSSDYPVLLGCVLVIAVATVTGTLLADIVQRIIDPRVKAGRA; from the coding sequence ATGAGCACTTCCTCGTACCTGATCAGACGCGTCCTCCAGGCCGTCGTGGTGATCGTCATCGTGACGATCGTCGTCTTCGGCCTGCTGCACGCCCTTCCCGGAGGCCCGGCGCGCGGGATCCTCGGGCCCCAGGCCACCGCACAGCAGATCGCCCGCTTCAACCACGAACAGGGTCTGGACAAGTCCCTGCCCGTGCAGTACTTCCACTACCTCGGCCAGTTGCTGCGCGGGGACCTCGGGACCTCGTACACCCTCAACGAACCGGTCTCCCAGCTCATCGGCGAACGGCTGCCGAAGACGCTGGTCCTCACCCTGCTGTCGGCACTCGTGGGCCTCGTCCTCGCGATACCGCTGGGCATGTGGCAGGCCGTGCGCCGCAACAAGGCGACGGACTACATCATCACCACCCTGAGCTTCATCGCCTACTCCACACCCGTGTACTTCCTCGGACTCATCCTCGTGCTGGTCTTCAGCCAGCAGCTGGCGTGGTTCCCCTCGCAGGCTCCGCAGGGCGACACCCTGGGCCAGGTGTTCTCCGACCCGCAGGCCCTGGTGCTGCCGGTCGTCGCGGGCGCGGCCTCCATGATCGCGGTGTTCAGCCGGTACATGCGGGCCGCCACCCTGGAGAACCTCTCCGAGGACTACGTCCGCACGGCCAGGGCCGGCGGCTCCCGTTCCCGCGCCATCCTGGGACGGCACGTGTTCCGCAACTCGCTGACGCCCGTGGTGGCCATGCTCGGCTACTACATCCCGGTGCTCTTCGGCGGTGCCCTGGTCGTCGAGCAGCTCTTCAACTACCCCGGAATGGGGCTGCTGTTCTGGACGGCGGCACAGTCCTCCGACTACCCGGTCCTGCTGGGCTGCGTGCTGGTGATCGCCGTCGCCACCGTCACCGGCACCCTGCTCGCCGACATCGTCCAGCGGATCATCGACCCCCGAGTGAAGGCAGGCCGGGCATGA
- a CDS encoding ABC transporter permease, producing MSAVIQPDTAPAKDAASREATSTRLAVRRFLRNRLAVVGLAVVVLFFLFCFAGPLVYSTDQTHTLLQQVNLAPSGAHWLGTDAVGHDELGRLMYGGKVSLIVGLAAGVLATCIGTLWGAAAGYAGGWIDAVMMRIVDAGIAIPALFILLVVSAITTPGLSGLVLILGLVSWLVPSRLVRAETLTLKNRDYVLTLRAIGGTHARAILRHILPNSVSTIVVAATFQIADAILLVAYVSYLGMGVRPPQTDWGGMLSAGLTAAYSGYWWLILPPGLAIILVVWAFNAIGDGLRDAFDVRGRG from the coding sequence ATGAGCGCCGTCATCCAGCCGGACACGGCCCCGGCGAAGGACGCCGCTTCGCGCGAGGCCACCAGCACACGGCTCGCCGTCCGCCGCTTCCTGCGCAACAGGCTGGCCGTCGTCGGACTCGCCGTCGTGGTCCTCTTCTTCCTGTTCTGCTTCGCCGGTCCGCTGGTGTACTCCACCGACCAGACCCACACCCTGCTCCAGCAGGTCAACCTCGCCCCCAGCGGCGCCCACTGGCTCGGCACCGACGCCGTCGGCCACGACGAGCTGGGCCGGCTGATGTACGGCGGCAAGGTCTCGCTGATCGTCGGCCTCGCCGCGGGCGTCCTCGCCACCTGCATCGGCACCCTGTGGGGCGCCGCCGCCGGATACGCGGGAGGCTGGATCGACGCCGTGATGATGCGGATCGTCGACGCCGGCATCGCGATCCCCGCGCTGTTCATCCTGCTGGTGGTCTCCGCCATCACCACACCGGGCCTCAGCGGACTCGTCCTCATCCTGGGCCTGGTGTCCTGGCTGGTGCCGTCCCGGCTGGTCCGCGCCGAGACACTGACCCTGAAGAACCGGGACTACGTCCTGACCCTGCGCGCCATCGGCGGCACGCACGCCCGGGCGATCCTGCGGCACATCCTGCCGAACTCGGTGTCGACCATCGTCGTCGCCGCGACCTTCCAGATCGCCGACGCCATCCTGCTGGTCGCGTACGTCTCGTACCTGGGCATGGGAGTCCGGCCGCCGCAGACCGACTGGGGCGGCATGCTCTCCGCCGGTCTCACCGCCGCCTACTCCGGCTACTGGTGGCTCATCCTGCCGCCCGGCCTGGCCATCATCCTGGTGGTGTGGGCGTTCAACGCGATCGGGGACGGACTCCGCGACGCATTCGATGTGAGGGGACGCGGATGA
- a CDS encoding dipeptide ABC transporter ATP-binding protein, which produces MTATTKGSPARTAEPGPILELDDLGVVFTTETGEIPAVEGVSLQVRPGETLALVGESGSGKSTIALAAMGLLTGNARTTGSAVIDGTQIVGASENGLAALRGRTASMVFQEPATALDPLTRIGKQIAEVIRNHREVSSKDAAAEAVDLLRRVGIPEPERRARAYPFQLSGGQRQRVVIAMAIANEPRLLIADEPTTALDVTVQAEILDLLRRLAAETGTGVLLVTHNMGVVADFADRVAVMYHGRIVETGPVEDVLLRPTHDYTRRLLAAVPRLSVAETADTTDATGLPATTVPAPTGGPAAGPSDPSAGSDGPEDQPVVELRDISVVFGRGKAAVHALDGVSFRVGPAETLGLVGESGSGKSTAARVALGLIPPTSGTVSLFGSDLGRTRARARRALRAGIGVVLQDPVASLDARMTIGECIAEPLRIHRRDLSAKDRQAKISAVLDRVRLPREVARRTPRELSGGQRQRVSLARALVLEPRLLVADEPTSALDVSVQEAVLEVITELQGDLGFACLFVSHDLAVVQHFAQRVVVMRAGRIEEQGSTGTTLLHPETDYTRRLLAAVPVPDPVVQRGRRAERLATLAAGRTEAQT; this is translated from the coding sequence ATGACCGCCACCACCAAGGGCTCCCCCGCCCGCACCGCGGAGCCAGGCCCGATCCTCGAACTCGACGACCTCGGCGTCGTCTTCACCACCGAGACCGGCGAGATACCCGCGGTGGAGGGCGTGTCCCTCCAGGTCCGGCCGGGCGAGACACTGGCCCTCGTCGGCGAGTCGGGCTCCGGCAAGTCGACGATCGCGCTCGCCGCGATGGGTCTGCTCACCGGGAACGCCCGCACCACGGGCAGTGCCGTCATCGACGGCACCCAGATCGTCGGCGCCTCGGAGAACGGACTCGCGGCGCTGCGCGGCAGGACCGCCTCCATGGTGTTCCAGGAGCCGGCCACCGCGCTCGACCCGCTCACCCGCATCGGGAAGCAGATCGCCGAGGTGATCCGCAACCACCGCGAGGTGTCCTCCAAGGACGCCGCCGCCGAGGCCGTCGACCTGCTGCGCCGGGTCGGCATCCCCGAACCGGAGAGGCGTGCCCGCGCCTACCCGTTCCAGCTCTCCGGCGGACAGCGGCAGCGGGTCGTCATCGCCATGGCCATCGCCAACGAGCCCAGGCTGCTCATCGCCGACGAACCGACCACCGCCCTCGACGTGACCGTGCAGGCCGAGATCCTCGACCTGCTGCGCCGGCTCGCCGCCGAGACCGGCACCGGCGTGCTGCTCGTCACCCACAACATGGGCGTCGTCGCCGACTTCGCGGACCGCGTCGCGGTCATGTACCACGGGCGGATCGTGGAGACCGGGCCGGTCGAGGACGTCCTGCTGCGCCCCACCCACGACTACACCCGGCGTCTGCTGGCCGCCGTGCCCCGGCTGTCCGTCGCCGAGACCGCGGACACGACGGACGCGACGGGCCTGCCCGCCACGACCGTGCCGGCCCCCACGGGCGGTCCCGCGGCCGGGCCGTCGGACCCGTCCGCCGGGTCCGACGGCCCCGAGGACCAGCCCGTGGTCGAACTGCGGGACATCAGCGTGGTGTTCGGCCGCGGCAAGGCCGCCGTGCACGCCCTCGACGGAGTGTCGTTCCGGGTCGGACCTGCGGAGACCCTGGGCCTCGTCGGCGAATCCGGCTCCGGCAAGTCGACCGCCGCCCGCGTCGCACTCGGCCTGATCCCGCCCACGTCCGGCACCGTCTCCCTGTTCGGCTCCGACCTCGGCCGCACCCGCGCCCGGGCCCGCCGCGCGCTGCGGGCCGGCATCGGTGTCGTCCTCCAGGACCCGGTGGCCTCCCTCGACGCCCGGATGACCATCGGCGAATGCATCGCCGAACCGCTCCGGATCCACCGTCGCGACCTGTCCGCCAAGGACCGGCAGGCCAAGATCTCCGCCGTCCTCGACCGGGTCCGGCTGCCACGTGAAGTCGCCCGGCGCACGCCCCGCGAACTCTCCGGGGGACAGCGCCAGCGGGTCAGCCTGGCCCGCGCCCTGGTGCTCGAACCCCGGCTGCTGGTCGCGGACGAACCCACCAGCGCGCTCGACGTGAGCGTGCAGGAGGCGGTCCTGGAAGTGATCACCGAACTCCAGGGCGACCTGGGCTTCGCCTGTCTGTTCGTCTCCCACGACCTCGCCGTCGTGCAGCACTTCGCCCAGCGCGTCGTCGTGATGCGCGCCGGCCGGATCGAGGAGCAGGGCTCCACCGGGACGACCCTGCTGCATCCGGAGACCGACTACACCCGTCGTCTGCTGGCCGCCGTGCCGGTGCCCGACCCGGTGGTGCAGCGGGGCCGCAGGGCCGAGCGTCTGGCCACCCTCGCGGCCGGCCGTACGGAGGCCCAGACGTGA